A genomic stretch from Aminobacter aminovorans includes:
- a CDS encoding ribokinase translates to MIIVVGSINLDLIATVGRLPGPGETVPGSDFKSAPGGKGANQALAAARAGAEVRMVGAVGKDAFAGEAVAYLKSDGVDLSGVAEIQAATGIALILVGGDGENMIAVVPGANGSVVPGDLTKAQFKKGDIVLLQHEIPLATVDAALDAARKAGAVTMLNTAPFRAEAASFVGKADYVVANETEFDLYAEALSLPAGERRARMSEFARSTGAAVIVTLGSDGVLAARGDDLVHVDALKITPVDTVGAGDTFCGYLAAGLSAGLDLEDALRRAAAAGSLACLKPGAQPAIPLAAEVDAALKG, encoded by the coding sequence CATCGTTGTCGGATCCATCAACCTCGACCTCATCGCAACCGTAGGCCGCCTTCCCGGCCCGGGCGAGACCGTGCCCGGCAGCGACTTCAAGTCGGCGCCCGGCGGCAAGGGCGCCAACCAGGCGCTTGCTGCGGCACGCGCGGGCGCAGAGGTGCGCATGGTCGGTGCCGTTGGCAAGGATGCCTTCGCCGGCGAGGCTGTCGCCTATCTCAAGTCCGATGGCGTCGACCTTTCCGGCGTGGCCGAGATCCAGGCAGCCACCGGCATCGCGTTGATCCTGGTTGGCGGTGACGGCGAGAACATGATCGCGGTGGTGCCGGGCGCCAATGGCTCGGTGGTGCCGGGCGACCTGACCAAAGCCCAGTTCAAGAAGGGCGACATCGTGCTCTTGCAGCATGAAATCCCGCTTGCGACTGTGGATGCGGCACTCGACGCGGCACGCAAGGCGGGCGCCGTGACCATGCTGAACACAGCCCCCTTCCGCGCCGAGGCAGCAAGTTTCGTCGGCAAGGCCGACTATGTCGTTGCCAACGAAACCGAGTTCGACCTCTATGCCGAGGCGCTTTCGCTGCCTGCCGGAGAGCGGCGGGCGCGGATGAGCGAATTCGCCCGCAGCACAGGCGCCGCCGTCATCGTCACGCTCGGCAGCGACGGCGTCCTGGCCGCCAGGGGCGACGACCTCGTCCATGTCGACGCGCTCAAGATCACCCCCGTCGACACGGTTGGTGCAGGCGACACCTTCTGCGGTTATCTCGCTGCCGGCCTGTCGGCGGGCCTCGACCTAGAGGACGCGCTTCGCCGTGCCGCCGCCGCAGGCTCGCTCGCCTGCCTGAAGCCGGGCGCCCAGCCGGCCATCCCGCTGGC